The genomic region TTTACTGGTGTCGATCagctattttatttcttcgtcCAATGAATCTGTGTTGATCGgcttaagtttttatttttcgttcgattcatttcgatcgaatacacaccctctcgttacatgcagacatcctaccatttctttttttttaattgaacaaTCCGCCTTCTattgcgtctgcagcaattgttgttgcgaatatgttgtgcgtgctgattatagttcattacatactcgacttcctgaaggcgttttatttgCACAAGTAGCGCGATCTGTTGGAGAACGAATGAAATAGGGATTAATTGATTCGTTCAATCTCCGAAAGGGTGCTCTAATTTCGCTCATTAAACGCCTgcaaagagtcaagtatgtaatgagccgAGAtcggcacgcacaacatattcgtaacaacaattgctgcggatgCAGCAGGAGGCGAAttgttcaattaaaaaaaagagaatgatagGATGGCTGCATGTAAGGAGAGAGTATGTgttcgattgacatgaatcgaacgaaaaataaaaacgtgaaccgatcaccaccgattcaatggagtaaaaaaactgatcaaaatccGTAGAAAAcctgcatttactatgaaaatatCAAATTGCAGTACGTAGAATGTACGATCAGCCAGgatttcgatttttcacgaTACTAAGACGCACGTACCGCAGATTtaccccctgcaaaccgtttaaAGGTAcatttgtcgatttttttttcctgcttcaAGGCAACCGTGTCTAGTTGCATATTTCCTTCTGTATAAACTCAAAGTCGGAAAAAAATACTAGTTTCTAAAAataaggggttaaagtttacttTCCAAAAGTCTTATGGGGAATAAAActgcttggctcctttctgataaactcgatcAAGCTAATGAGAGACCCTtcagtttgtccatcattttcttccttagtctaaaagaaccacccatttcaacgaCTAGTATCGCTCCAGGCtccttatgtcttttttgtctatcactttgtctgtCAAGTTAAACAATCAGCCTGCATTTCCCAACAACTGCCCATGTATACCTGAAAATAGTAGCCGGATTTAGCTCCGCCGTAAAGACCACCAGCGCCAAAAACCGCTGACATCTTGACTAATGGCATCTTAACCAGCTCGGCCTCTCCGTTCAGAGCAATGTGATCAGTTTTCATCTCGCCTTTGATCCCGAAGTTCTGATCGAGCGGTGACGGTGGCTTCGTGAACTGAAGGGACACCTTCGCCTTATCCCAGAGGGTCGGAATTGATACCTGTGAAAAGTCGAACTATCGTTAGAaattgaggcattatctgcaaATGCATGCCAAAACTGCATTGTGAGCTAGCGTATTTTCACTTGTCAAAAAGACATAATTCAAAAAGGAGTCTATGTTTTTCGGCCAATTTTGTTTGATATTGTAACTAAAATTGGATCCATAAGGAGAAAGAAAAGCCATAGGCGGATCAAGACACCTCGAATGTGTGAGGGAGGGCGGAAGGTGAGTCCGGAGGTCTCcttcggaaattttttgaattattaAAGCATCTataatgcagtttgagtcaaaattGTCGTAGATATGATTATCAACAAATGCTTGCgtctttcctttcttctttcttccgttccttttttctctcttttttctcttttcctttctcctatttttcggccgaacgggggggggggggggggcgcatgcCCCCCTCCTGGGTCCGCCCATGAGAAAGGCTTGGAATTGTGAGATAATAATCGAAGTACAGTTTTAAAATGACATACATTGAAGATGGAGTCCTGGGACATTGCGCTCTAAACGGTGATATAAGCCAACTTAATCTCTCAATTAAATGAATTATATGAGAGgaaccgaacaaaatcgtgtgCAGAATCGTCAAATACGCCAATTAAGATGTTTCCACACCCAGCAGTCATAATGAATGCCACTGCAAAAGGAAATCTGGCGGGAAGCCTCTCTAAGCTCATCAATTGGACCTTCCCTTGGCGCGTTACTCGTAGAGTGAgggtattatttttcttcagaatatgagaaatcaaaaataTCCCTCTCTCCAAAAAGAAcctttttcttgcaaaaattgcttaaattgAGAGTGAAACGGATTGTACCGACCGACAATTTCCGTCGGCACCTCTTGGATCTGCCACAgtcaaaaaaagtgaagttgatttaacattctggatgtacaaaaaaatgtgcgaaaacttacaaaatactgaattaactactacagcagttactttggcaatgtcaagatgtaaaattaactgccgtagcgggtaattcagcatttataaGTTCTCACacacgtttttttttacatacagaatgttaaatcaacttcacgttttttttacatccagaatgttaaatcaacttcacgttttttttacatccaaaatgttaaatcaacttcacgtTTTTACGGTGCAGTAAAATTAAATTCCGCAGCCACCCAAGGGTTTCAATCCTACTGTATAGGCTTAAACGACTGGCCTAACCACTAAAACACTAAACCAAATCCATCTTTAAATAAAAAGAtgggccttttttttaaaaaaatcttatgTGGTTGTTTCCCGCTTATTTTTTGATATTCAACTGTAAAAGTAACGTATACCTCTGTGAGCATCACTTTGTCTGAGTTCATTTTTGCGGCAACCTCGACTCCACGGTAAGGTAAGGTTTTCTTCCCTTCGACAAACCCATAAATGTTTGACCCGTTAATGCCACACAATCCACACGCTTTGAAATCAGAGTCAGTCACTGGTTTTGAGTCGAATTCCAGTTTCATCAAGTCCGAAGCAAAACCTGCGTCAACAAAGTGACAGACTCATTCAACAACTGTGacactaaaaattttggaaaatatcaaGTGAACtgtgggttgattattgaagttgGTAGGCAAAGCTATAAGCAGAgaagacaaaacaaaaacagaGTGATCTTATTGATTGTAGTGGGTGGGTGgaatggaaaaaggaggtaaTAAGGACAAACTAACGGCGACCTAGGAGAAGTCCGTacagtttgtccatcattttcccctaaGTCAATAAgaatcacccgtttcaaccaataggataccCCCATTTTCCGTTTGTGTTCTTTTCACATgactttgcctatcaatttcaataaatcaGCCCGCATAAGCGATTCTCGTAAATTAGTAAccctgtattttattttaagatcaactataaaaataatatttgattCTTACAGGCTGGCATTCTTCCTACTCTAATAAGGCAGCTTACTCCAAGCTATACGGAAAATCAGTTTGCTTGATTTCAACATTGTAAAATCAACCAtcctaaattttcagaaaatccattttcaaaatatccaatCTTTCTATTTTGGAACTTCGATTGATGATAGTTCTTTTCTGTATTGTCAAGGTTTTATTATAGggataatttattttgataatctTATATGCTGACACTCAATGATTATGTGTCTGAGAATTTTTGTATTAGCGCCTAAATATATGCTCTAAAACACAGCAATGTGTTTTCTAGTATCAAcactgaagggaaaaaaatttcctcagGTATTTTGCTAGAGAAATAAGATGCagcttctgaaaatttctattGCCCGAAGTTAAGATGTAGACTGCTTTAGTTTTCCATTCATTTATTTGTCATTTTCACCGCCAGTTCAGTTCTTAATAAGAGAATGTCGACAGTTAGTAATTTAAATAAATGAGCTGCAGGaggtattttaatgtttcaacATTTAAGGAGAGAAATCGCTGATTCCAAAAATTGTATAAGCCCTTAAACTTGCACTTAACTTCCTCCTCTTAAGAACCAATTGTTCATTCAAAATGTAACCCTTATTACATTTTTATCTTTCAACCGGGAAAATAAGTTGCCCCCGGCTGCACCCATTTTACTTGTATAGTTAACACTTTACCTTTGTGGAAGAGATCGTAGGGTTGCTTCCCTAGTTGGttgaaaaaaggaggaatttCCTTCTCCTTcgatgagaaaattgagaagacGGAGGATTTTTCACTACCTTGCGAATCATCTCTCTTCCCGAAGAACTTTTTCCTCAGCGTCTCTGTCTTAGATTTTTCATCCGAAGGCTCGTTTTTCGAAGATCCCTCCTTCGAAGAATCTTTTTTTGGAGATTTATCTTTCGGAGATCCCTTTTTTGACGAGTCCTCCTTCGTAAGACTGTGGATTGCAGCCGTGGGAGTCATAATCTCATCGGGTAATGCTGATTCCTCTATTTTGGACGTTGAAACGACCGACTTTCCACCCGTGTCTTTCAAAACCggttcttgttttgaagcttgcTCCGTTAAGCTCACCGAGGAGCCCTCTACATCTTCCGGGTTCTGCACCAGCTTGGATGCTCCAGGCTGAATGCGCCCCTTCTCGTCAGTGAAACCGGTTCCGCGGACCGGAGTTGTGGATCCAACCAGTTCAGAAACTGGCTCATTTATCTCACTTCCCCCATTAGTGGGAAGAATCGTGTCGGATGGATGTTCCTCGAGATCCGCGGAACTGTTCccatttttcttgtcggtgCGAAAACCCCGGATCCACATCAGCCGGCCGTTCCTTTCATCTTCGACATCGGCGTGGAATGCTTGTAGCAGCGATTCAAATACATGTGGTTTCCTAGGTGACGAAATTGGAtttctgttatcatttttttcatcggTAAAACGGGGCCCGAAGAAAAGCGGCGAAATCACGTTCATCGAAGACACCTCTCATAGAATTAACTTTagaatttaagtaatttttgaaattaaaaattggcgTACGTTCCTGGTTTTAAAAATCGTATAATGTTTGGTGAAAAAGAGTCGGTACCACGTAAAATTTGGGAAAGGAAACATTACCGAGAGTGAACAATCATGTAGCAAGGAAGTGCAAATTTCCATCGGCGCTGGTTGCTATAGATATTTCTCAGCGTTATGCTTCAGAGATTAGCGTATTCATTTCTTGTCATtaccagagttaagaaatttcgtgaggaattttcaagaaatttcatggggaaaaaagaaatttcgtgaaatttaagaaattttatggggaaaaaagaaatttcattcgataaaatttctTTCAGCAACTCTGGTAATTACCGAgctcaaatattattttcagtCAGTTTATCTCATCGGATTAAAAAGTATGTGAAATCAGGTGATTTGCCAATGAGGTTGATGAAGTATTTAAAACAATCTTGAATCGAGGGATTTTAGTTTCAACTTCTCTCCAAGTTATGAAGATTGCTGGTTTTAGGTTACGCTTTCATGGGTACCTAAGTATACGGaataaaacttctgaaaattatCAGAATAGTGAATTGAAGGCTACGCTACACACAGAATAATTTTGAACATAATTGAAAGTAATAATTAGGATGAAATGGTTTGAGAGTTGATCGTAACATTAAAAACATTCTTCTTGCACATTCTGAAGAAGACGTGGTAGCATTAAGTACATTGAATTATTGGGACTAAATGAGTAGATGAACATATGAcctcaatgaaaaaaatgagaggaaaatataaaattgaaagaaatatgaaaTCTTCAACCATAGTTGGACATTTCTAGAATCACGAACTTGAGTTTTTCCCCTCTGATTTCAACTGATGGAATTGTtcaatccccctccccctatctCTAAGTCAATACTGTTTTCTCCCCAATCAAaccaaaatcaaaataaaaaactcaACCATGGAAATTGATATCCATGGGATATTTTTTAATAGTGTAGCATTATacttctgaaaatctcaagctTCAATGCTTACTGCTAGAGGCCGTATATACTTTAAGGATCCCGTATACTTTCCATCCACCGCTATCTTCCTCATACtataaaagttactttcggaagtcaatTAACAGATCCGCTATATAATGACTTATGACCAAACAGTTGATTGATTGGTTAAACAATCCTAACCTAACTGGCGAAAACTCGCCTATGGGAAAGTGATCGCTCGGCATTTATCAGTCATCATTTGGCGAATTGTATttgacttttttctcaaaaagttcCTCAAaatgtcggcctcctgtggtatAGAGGTTGTAGCGCTTACTCTTTGATCGGGTCCCGGAtattcgattcccggccaggtgacccgaATATAACTGCTGATCCTAAACAACGGTTACCTGGGACTGGTTTGATTAGGAAAGGAGGGGGGAGCTACCCCGTAACGCTCGTAATTTTACCCGCTCAAAGACATTTGAAGTAGGGAAAAAACCCGAAAAATAGCATCGACCTCTAAAATTACGTTTTGCCTGAACCGATTACGATTTTTAGATTGTTAAGGCTtgatctctaaaatatattgctATGAAAATTTATATTGACGTCTCTGCTTGCTCCGCGGAAAAATGTAATATTCCTCGGCCGTAGATATGTTGAGACGTCACTCTGGCGGCACATACATTTCATATCAAATAACGCTTGCCGCATAAAGGTGGCGTTCAGGAGCCTGAAATATTGACATCGAATCTATATTCGGGTGATTGATGTCAGGTAATTCATATTTCGTCGCTCGGTTCGAGTAAGAGCGTAACTCTATTCTCACGTAAGCCTTAGAAAAGATAAAGGCATACGGGGACGGCACGGCTTGACTCAAAGTGCAGTTACGCTCACGTTTataccagtagcgtggcgtgaatgatcgattatcgatatctcgccatttgaagctatggtaaagaatcgattactaaggtgttcgctgcgaacaccctaaaaatcgatcttttttcataggtttcagtggcgtatcgatcgatgtatcgcaaagcacgccacgccactggttcataCGTCAACGAATAGACGATTTTTTTGAGCGACTACCAAAAACCGATAGTCCCCCTCTCTTAAACATGACGTATTTTCAATGACGCTAGCACGAATGtgttttagattttaaatattttcagacacttgcaatCATTACAACTTTCGACAGAGACTTGAATACTGCGATACATCGTTGGCAATTAGTAATCATTGGCCCTTTGAAAGCGGCTTACGTGATGGTTCAATGGGCCTGTTTCGAACTTTAGCTAGAGCGAAAATAAGATTTGTTACAcattgaaaatttctcaaaaatcatggaaatttctcaaaaatcactATGAGCGAATcggtaaagtctgaaatgcactctttACCTCAcaatttgcatttaaaaaatttgcattttttttagcttcccccctcaaaaaaatataatacggcacaggtgaaaatttcggcAGAGGAGTCGtcccatccaacccctgctcacaagtcACAAGGATAcgacaatattcaacatagccgatgccaatccgccaaaaaacatgtgacgggacgatgattctaaccacctgatttCAATCGGTGCAGCGTGTTTGCAATCAcgtttttctcgcgttgataaaTATCCGCCTttattgacctcgtgctctcctcaacttgcgcaaTGAAGCGTGGGCCATGTTGAGCAAggattgaattgaaaaactcctttgacgaaatgttcaccagtgccgtagtatcctttttgaagcgggaggcTTAAATAAGCgcgattgtttctcatggaagagatgaattaagaacggaaattttgaaacatcgcaatggagatacgtggtttcgcacttcagtcggaccgatacggacatccaacaagtttaaatagttgcatcaagtccccgtcaccgccgaccaacgcgtttgtcgaccGAATCAACTACtggtattatgcgtaggaagtcaaaacgccttcaattttttgaacgcaatgcggacatccgtcgaggttgtatagttgtatcaaagcgccgtagcaagcgcgtcccattgtttatcgttacaggcGAATATAacttgagagaggccagtcagaatgccttcaattttatagatACATATTTTCGGGCGAAATGAGaaacgacgtttctccatttgcgacgttgcagacttccttagaaattttatttttctttcgagaagcgtGGTCAACATGAAACTTGAATTCTGCATGATTTTTcatattcgatagcagaagatttggttcaaaatttaaagtcgtaaatttggattgtttctcatggaagagatgaaataggaacggaaattttgaaacaccgcaatggagatacgtggtttcgcacttcagtcggaccgatacggacatccaaaaagcttaaatagttgcatcaagtccccgtcaccgccgaccaacgcgtttgtcgatcgaatcaactacaggtattatgcgtaggaagtcaaaacgccttcaattttttgaacgcaatgcggacatccgtcgaggttgtatagttgaaTCAAcgcgccgtagcaagcgcgtcccattgttcaTCCTTAAAGACGAATATAACTTGAGAGAGGCCAGtaataatgccttcaattttatacatgcATATTATCGGGcgaaatgagagacgacgtttctccatttgcgactttgcagacttccttagaaattttatttttctttcgagaagctggtcaacatgaaacttaaattctgcatgatttttcgtattccaTAGGAGAAGAtttggtttaaaaatttaaagtcgtaaatgcTCTTAGATGTCTTCAAATTATATGCgggattctcatttttcaaccaaattatATGTGGGATTCTCCATTTTTGATTATTCAACGGAACTCTACAGAAATTGCTCCACTAAACATTTTGTTTTCGTCGACTAATGTTTCGCTTTCTATTGACGGTTACGCattgataaaaatcggaaatgcgtttttcagaTTACAATGAACCGTGCgagtcttcaattttttcaaggataACCAACCATTAGATCCTATTGAAATTCTCTGTATATTTTCATCGCTTTCTCTAAATAAATCACAACCAATtgcaatgaaacatttcaattagTTTTCTTGGATTAAGATCGAGTCGGAcgttttttaaggtgattcgacgatTGCTATTTTTTGCCAGAGCGACGaaagatatatcgcatcaattcgtttcataatttaaggtacttatcattttttatttgaattttgagatcgcactgctGTTGTCATTATGAGACTAAAAAATTGTAAGGAGACTacgaaaaatatagcattcgatactaatatcgaaagtgcagtcgaatgcgatatttttcctctaaaaaaacccacgcctttaatacattgaattcctttgtgaaattagatacatgaattctttaatctcatgacaatagaagtgcaatttcaaaattcgaaacgaatgacaagtagctgaaattatggaacgaattgatgcgatgtatcgcacgttgctctgacacaaaaaatgacaaccgtcgaatcaccttaagcgttacaattgaggttttactttttcgcctttagccattgatacgtGAAGAGTGGATattcaaaatctggaaagtGTCATCCggtattgctaaaattgtgcatcttgcTTCGTAGCGTAAAAGGACCTGAATATTtcccttcattaaattttagtgaagaaatgTTCTATGAACTTTGACCTTATAGAAACTGGTGCTCAATCGTAGCAACACCTGGGGGCACttgccaggttttgaatttacgctctccctataaaaaagataaaaaagcacttgatgaaaagattctcaggttttgattttacttactcagaggaggaatagaggaacatattttgacaagctcgtttccacaccaccttaggaaaGCCCGATCAGGTAGAGGATACGGtgctgctcctggaggtagagcttacggcgcgttttttttaacgtggtgtcgccaagagccctaatccacggggaagggaagaagaaaagggagaggaaagaggaaaagggagaggaaagaggaagagggaaaggggaagaggaaacaaaaaaatacactcaCCAACGCCGATGCATCTCCACCTGTTACTTCTCCATGCCGTTTTTGATACTCCTAAAAACAGCTGTGCCCGCAGAAGACGAAAGTAGCGCCCTCCGCAACTGATTATGGAGGAGGAATAAAAcagtatcttaccttcggttgcgggaagatccagcagcagcagcagcacctggaacagagaataaaaaaaagaaaagaaagaaaagaagggaaaaaaaaataaaaaaaatgcgacgatcccggcacgatggcacccagcagcagcacctgaaacagagaataaaaaaaagaaaagaaagaaaagaaggaaaaaaaaagaagaaaaaaatgcgacgatcccggtacgatggcacccagcagcagcacctgcaacagagaataaaaaaaagaaaagaaagaaaagaaggggaaaaaaaaaaatgcgacgatcccggtacgacggtgtccaccagcagcggcctcccccaaccccggcttccagCGTCCCGGTTCCTTCCcaacctcctcccttttttttttttttttttttttccactcgtggcttgctgagatcctccggggcgtaacgccccggag from Bemisia tabaci unplaced genomic scaffold, PGI_BMITA_v3 harbors:
- the LOC109031248 gene encoding voltage-dependent anion-selective channel, with amino-acid sequence MNVISPLFFGPRFTDEKNDNRNPISSPRKPHVFESLLQAFHADVEDERNGRLMWIRGFRTDKKNGNSSADLEEHPSDTILPTNGGSEINEPVSELVGSTTPVRGTGFTDEKGRIQPGASKLVQNPEDVEGSSVSLTEQASKQEPVLKDTGGKSVVSTSKIEESALPDEIMTPTAAIHSLTKEDSSKKGSPKDKSPKKDSSKEGSSKNEPSDEKSKTETLRKKFFGKRDDSQGSEKSSVFSIFSSKEKEIPPFFNQLGKQPYDLFHKGFASDLMKLEFDSKPVTDSDFKACGLCGINGSNIYGFVEGKKTLPYRGVEVAAKMNSDKVMLTEVSIPTLWDKAKVSLQFTKPPSPLDQNFGIKGEMKTDHIALNGEAELVKMPLVKMSAVFGAGGLYGGAKSGYYFQDRRFGPSQLLMSWSRNKTHLTGGVKVANMEQPQSSPKTVSGAICRQLSDKLVSGTEVSWNATTDGPVGSVVLKYQLPFDASLRAKVDSFARVGLCYSQVLAQGVTLHASVLLEGGNIRTGDHKFGLSLEVNSEP